The following are encoded in a window of Scleropages formosus chromosome 7, fSclFor1.1, whole genome shotgun sequence genomic DNA:
- the LOC108937687 gene encoding ATP-dependent 6-phosphofructokinase, platelet type-like isoform X1, with product MAQPDNKKFFENLSGAGKAIGVLTSGGDAQGMNAAVRAVVRMGIYVGAKVYFVHEGYQGMVDGGDNIKEASWESVSSMLQVGGTVIGSARCKEFRAREGRLKAAYNLVQRGITNLCVIGGDGSLTGANLFREEWSSLLEDLLQQGLIDSEAVQKYSALHIVGMVGSIDNDFCGTDMTIGTDSALHRIIEVVDAIMTTAQSHQRTFVLEVMGRHCGYLALVSALACGADWVFIPEMPPEDGWEEQMCQKLSECRSRGSRLNIILVAEGAIDRHGKPITSSTVKDLVVRCLGFDTRVTILGHVQRGGTPSAFDRILASRMGVEAVLALLETTANTPACVVSLCGNQAVRLPLMECVQMTQEVQKAMDEGKFEEAVRLRGRSFENNLNTYKLLAHRKPECELPKSSFNVAVLNVGAPAAGMNAAVRAAVRVGISEGHTMFAVSDGFEGFYKGQIKEIKWGDVGGWTGQGGSLLGTKRTLPAKHIDKIAEQMRANNINALLVIGGFEAYLGLLDLLAARGEHDALCVPMVMVPATVSNNIPGSDLSIGADTALNAITDTCDRIKQSASGTKRRVFIIETMGGYCGYLASVGGLAAGADAAYIYEEPFDIRDLQANVEHLTEKMKTSIQRGLVLRNENSNDNYTTDFIYQLYSEEGRGVFDCRKNVLGHMQQGGAPSPFDRNFGTKIAAKAMQWISKKLKESYRQDEGRVFANTEDSCCLLGMRRRALVFQPVVQLKDQTDFVHRIPKEQWWLKLRPLMKILAKYKTSYDVSDSGQLEHVVRNRPKEADTSTL from the exons ATGGCGCAGCCCGACAACAAGAAATTCTTCGAGAACCTGTCCGGAGCGGGAAAGGCGATCGGGGTGCTCACGAGTGGCGGAGATGCTCAAG GTATGAATGCTGCGGTTCGAGCAGTGGTCAGGATGGGGATCTATGTGGGAGCCAAGGTGTACTTTGTCCACGAG GGGTACCAGGGCATGGTGGATGGAGGTGACAACATCAAGGAGGCCTCATGGGAAAGTGTGTCCAGCATGCTGCAGGTG GGAGGTACGGTCATTGGCAGCGCCCGTTGTAAAGAGTTCCGCGCCCGCGAGGGTCGTCTGAAGGCCGCCTACAACCTGGTGCAGCGCGGCATCACCAACCTGTGTGTGATTGGGGGCGATGGCAGCCTGACGGGGGCCAACCTCTTCCGGGAGGAGTGGAGCAGCCTATTGGAGGACCTGCTGCAGCAGG GGCTCATCGACAGCGAGGCCGTGCAGAAGTACTCGGCCCTGCACATCGTCGGCATGGTTGGCTCCATTGACAACGACTTCTGTGGCACCGACATGACCATTGGCACAGACTCTGCTCTGCACAGGATCATCGAGGTTGTGGACGCCATCATGACCACTGCCCAGAG CCATCAGAGGACCTTTGTCCTGGAGGTCATGGGAAGACATTGCGG gtacCTGGCCCTGGTGAGCGCTCTGGCCTGCGGGGCCGACTGGGTCTTTATACCTGAGATGCCTCCTGAAGACGGCTGGGAGGAGCAGATGTGTCAGAAGCTGTCGGAG TGTCGGTCCAGGGGTTCAAGGCTGAACATTATCCTAGTTGCCGAAGGAGCGATCGACCGACATGGGAAACCTATAACCTCTAGCACTGTAAAGGAT CTCGTGGTTCGCTGTCTGGGATTCGACACGCGGGTCACGATCCTGGGTCACGTTCAAAGAGGTGGCACCCCCTCCGCGTTCGACCGCATCCTG GCCAGCCGAATGGGCGTGGAGGCCGTGCTGGCCTTGCTGGAGACTACTGCCAACACACCGGCCTGCGTCGTCTCTCTCTGCGGGAACCAGGCCGTGCGTCTGCCTCTGATGGAGTGCGTGCAGATG ACGCAGGAGGTGCAGAAAGCCATGGACGAGGGGAAGTTTGAAGAAGCAGTTAGGCTGAGGGGCAG GAGTTTCGAGAACAACCTGAACACTTACAAACTCCTTGCTCATCGGAAACCGGAGTGCGAGCTTCCAAAG agCTCCTTCAACGTGGCTGTGTTGAACGTGGGTGCCCCTGCTGCAGGCATGAACGCTGCTGTGCGTGCTGCCGTCAGAGTGGGCATCTCGGAAGGCCACACGATGTTCGCCGTCAGCGATGGGTTCGAGGGCTTCTACAAGGGCCAG aTAAAGGAGATCAAGTGGGGTGACGTGGGCGGCTGGACTGGTCAGGGCGGATCCCTTCTAGGAACGaagcg AACACTTCCTGCCAAACACATTGATAAAATCGCAGAACAAATGAGAGCAAACAACATTAATGCACTGCTGGTCATTGGTGGATTTGAG GCTTACCTGGGATTGCTGGACTTGTTAGCCGCCCGCGGGGAACACGATGCACTCTGTGTCCCCATGGTCATGGTACCTGCCACCGTCTCCAACAATATACCGGGCTCAGACCTCAGCATTGGCGCAGACACCGCTCTGAACGCCATTACTGAT ACGTGCGACCGCATTAAGCAGTCAGCCAGTGGGACCAAACGCCGTGTCTTCATCATCGAGACCATGGGGGGCTACTGCGGCTACTTGGCCAGCGTCGGGGGGCTTGCTGCGGGCGCTGATGCTGCCTATATCTATGAGGAGCCTTTCGACATCCGTGACCTCCAG gCTAACGTGGAGCACTTGACAGAGAAGATGAAGACCAGCATCCAGAGAGGGCTGGTGCTGAG GAACGAGAACTCCAACGACAACTATACAACAGACTTCATCTACCAGCTGTATTCAGAGGAGGGGCGAGGAGTGTTTGACTGCAGGAAGAATGTTCTGGGTCACATGCAGCAG GGAGGGGCCCCATCCCCATTCGACAGAAACTTTGGCACAAAGATCGCAGCCAAAGCCATGCAGTGGATCTCTAAGAAGTTGAAGGAGTCCTACAGACAGG ATGAAG GGAGAGTGTTTGCTAACACAGAGGACTCCTGCTGTCTGCTGGGAATGCGGCGCCGTGCTCTTGTCTTCCAGCCTGTAGTGCAGCTAAAGGACCAGACAGACTTTGT ACACCGGATCCCGaaggaacaatggtggctgaaGCTGCGGCCCCTAATGAAAATTCTTGCCAAGTACAAGACCAGTTACGATGTGTCCGACTCTGGCCAGCTGGAGCATGTGGTGCGCAACCGCCCCAAAGAGGCCGACACGTCAACTCTGTGA
- the LOC108937687 gene encoding ATP-dependent 6-phosphofructokinase, platelet type-like isoform X3, whose translation MAQPDNKKFFENLSGAGKAIGVLTSGGDAQGMNAAVRAVVRMGIYVGAKVYFVHEGYQGMVDGGDNIKEASWESVSSMLQVGGTVIGSARCKEFRAREGRLKAAYNLVQRGITNLCVIGGDGSLTGANLFREEWSSLLEDLLQQGLIDSEAVQKYSALHIVGMVGSIDNDFCGTDMTIGTDSALHRIIEVVDAIMTTAQSHQRTFVLEVMGRHCGYLALVSALACGADWVFIPEMPPEDGWEEQMCQKLSECRSRGSRLNIILVAEGAIDRHGKPITSSTVKDLVVRCLGFDTRVTILGHVQRGGTPSAFDRILASRMGVEAVLALLETTANTPACVVSLCGNQAVRLPLMECVQMTQEVQKAMDEGKFEEAVRLRGRSFENNLNTYKLLAHRKPECELPKSSFNVAVLNVGAPAAGMNAAVRAAVRVGISEGHTMFAVSDGFEGFYKGQIKEIKWGDVGGWTGQGGSLLGTKRTLPAKHIDKIAEQMRANNINALLVIGGFEALESLLQLYEARAVYEEFCVPLCMLPATISNNVPGTDLSIGADTALNAIVETCDRIKQSASGTKRRVFIIETMGGYCGYLASVGGLAAGADAAYIYEEPFDIRDLQANVEHLTEKMKTSIQRGLVLRNENSNDNYTTDFIYQLYSEEGRGVFDCRKNVLGHMQQGGAPSPFDRNFGTKIAAKAMQWISKKLKESYRQDEGRVFANTEDSCCLLGMRRRALVFQPVVQLKDQTDFVHRIPKEQWWLKLRPLMKILAKYKTSYDVSDSGQLEHVVRNRPKEADTSTL comes from the exons ATGGCGCAGCCCGACAACAAGAAATTCTTCGAGAACCTGTCCGGAGCGGGAAAGGCGATCGGGGTGCTCACGAGTGGCGGAGATGCTCAAG GTATGAATGCTGCGGTTCGAGCAGTGGTCAGGATGGGGATCTATGTGGGAGCCAAGGTGTACTTTGTCCACGAG GGGTACCAGGGCATGGTGGATGGAGGTGACAACATCAAGGAGGCCTCATGGGAAAGTGTGTCCAGCATGCTGCAGGTG GGAGGTACGGTCATTGGCAGCGCCCGTTGTAAAGAGTTCCGCGCCCGCGAGGGTCGTCTGAAGGCCGCCTACAACCTGGTGCAGCGCGGCATCACCAACCTGTGTGTGATTGGGGGCGATGGCAGCCTGACGGGGGCCAACCTCTTCCGGGAGGAGTGGAGCAGCCTATTGGAGGACCTGCTGCAGCAGG GGCTCATCGACAGCGAGGCCGTGCAGAAGTACTCGGCCCTGCACATCGTCGGCATGGTTGGCTCCATTGACAACGACTTCTGTGGCACCGACATGACCATTGGCACAGACTCTGCTCTGCACAGGATCATCGAGGTTGTGGACGCCATCATGACCACTGCCCAGAG CCATCAGAGGACCTTTGTCCTGGAGGTCATGGGAAGACATTGCGG gtacCTGGCCCTGGTGAGCGCTCTGGCCTGCGGGGCCGACTGGGTCTTTATACCTGAGATGCCTCCTGAAGACGGCTGGGAGGAGCAGATGTGTCAGAAGCTGTCGGAG TGTCGGTCCAGGGGTTCAAGGCTGAACATTATCCTAGTTGCCGAAGGAGCGATCGACCGACATGGGAAACCTATAACCTCTAGCACTGTAAAGGAT CTCGTGGTTCGCTGTCTGGGATTCGACACGCGGGTCACGATCCTGGGTCACGTTCAAAGAGGTGGCACCCCCTCCGCGTTCGACCGCATCCTG GCCAGCCGAATGGGCGTGGAGGCCGTGCTGGCCTTGCTGGAGACTACTGCCAACACACCGGCCTGCGTCGTCTCTCTCTGCGGGAACCAGGCCGTGCGTCTGCCTCTGATGGAGTGCGTGCAGATG ACGCAGGAGGTGCAGAAAGCCATGGACGAGGGGAAGTTTGAAGAAGCAGTTAGGCTGAGGGGCAG GAGTTTCGAGAACAACCTGAACACTTACAAACTCCTTGCTCATCGGAAACCGGAGTGCGAGCTTCCAAAG agCTCCTTCAACGTGGCTGTGTTGAACGTGGGTGCCCCTGCTGCAGGCATGAACGCTGCTGTGCGTGCTGCCGTCAGAGTGGGCATCTCGGAAGGCCACACGATGTTCGCCGTCAGCGATGGGTTCGAGGGCTTCTACAAGGGCCAG aTAAAGGAGATCAAGTGGGGTGACGTGGGCGGCTGGACTGGTCAGGGCGGATCCCTTCTAGGAACGaagcg AACACTTCCTGCCAAACACATTGATAAAATCGCAGAACAAATGAGAGCAAACAACATTAATGCACTGCTGGTCATTGGTGGATTTGAG GCCTTGGAGAGCCTGCTGCAACTGTATGAGGCCCGTGCGGTCTATGAGGAGTTCTGTGTACCGCTCTGTATGCTGCCCGCTACCATTAGTAACAACGTACCGGGCACCGATCTGAGCATCGGCGCTGACACGGCACTCAATGCCATCGTGGAG ACGTGCGACCGCATTAAGCAGTCAGCCAGTGGGACCAAACGCCGTGTCTTCATCATCGAGACCATGGGGGGCTACTGCGGCTACTTGGCCAGCGTCGGGGGGCTTGCTGCGGGCGCTGATGCTGCCTATATCTATGAGGAGCCTTTCGACATCCGTGACCTCCAG gCTAACGTGGAGCACTTGACAGAGAAGATGAAGACCAGCATCCAGAGAGGGCTGGTGCTGAG GAACGAGAACTCCAACGACAACTATACAACAGACTTCATCTACCAGCTGTATTCAGAGGAGGGGCGAGGAGTGTTTGACTGCAGGAAGAATGTTCTGGGTCACATGCAGCAG GGAGGGGCCCCATCCCCATTCGACAGAAACTTTGGCACAAAGATCGCAGCCAAAGCCATGCAGTGGATCTCTAAGAAGTTGAAGGAGTCCTACAGACAGG ATGAAG GGAGAGTGTTTGCTAACACAGAGGACTCCTGCTGTCTGCTGGGAATGCGGCGCCGTGCTCTTGTCTTCCAGCCTGTAGTGCAGCTAAAGGACCAGACAGACTTTGT ACACCGGATCCCGaaggaacaatggtggctgaaGCTGCGGCCCCTAATGAAAATTCTTGCCAAGTACAAGACCAGTTACGATGTGTCCGACTCTGGCCAGCTGGAGCATGTGGTGCGCAACCGCCCCAAAGAGGCCGACACGTCAACTCTGTGA
- the LOC108937687 gene encoding ATP-dependent 6-phosphofructokinase, platelet type-like isoform X7 yields MAQPDNKKFFENLSGAGKAIGVLTSGGDAQGMNAAVRAVVRMGIYVGAKVYFVHEGYQGMVDGGDNIKEASWESVSSMLQVGGTVIGSARCKEFRAREGRLKAAYNLVQRGITNLCVIGGDGSLTGANLFREEWSSLLEDLLQQGLIDSEAVQKYSALHIVGMVGSIDNDFCGTDMTIGTDSALHRIIEVVDAIMTTAQSHQRTFVLEVMGRHCGYLALVSALACGADWVFIPEMPPEDGWEEQMCQKLSECRSRGSRLNIILVAEGAIDRHGKPITSSTVKDLVVRCLGFDTRVTILGHVQRGGTPSAFDRILASRMGVEAVLALLETTANTPACVVSLCGNQAVRLPLMECVQMTQEVQKAMDEGKFEEAVRLRGRSFENNLNTYKLLAHRKPECELPKSSFNVAVLNVGAPAAGMNAAVRAAVRVGISEGHTMFAVSDGFEGFYKGQIKEIKWGDVGGWTGQGGSLLGTKRTLPAKHIDKIAEQMRANNINALLVIGGFEALESLLQLYEARAVYEEFCVPLCMLPATISNNVPGTDLSIGADTALNAIVETCDRIKQSASGTKRRVFIIETMGGYCGYLASVGGLAAGADAAYIYEEPFDIRDLQANVEHLTEKMKTSIQRGLVLRNENSNDNYTTDFIYQLYSEEGRGVFDCRKNVLGHMQQGGAPSPFDRNFGTKIAAKAMQWISKKLKESYRQGRVFANTEDSCCLLGMRRRALVFQPVVQLKDQTDFVHRIPKEQWWLKLRPLMKILAKYKTSYDVSDSGQLEHVVRNRPKEADTSTL; encoded by the exons ATGGCGCAGCCCGACAACAAGAAATTCTTCGAGAACCTGTCCGGAGCGGGAAAGGCGATCGGGGTGCTCACGAGTGGCGGAGATGCTCAAG GTATGAATGCTGCGGTTCGAGCAGTGGTCAGGATGGGGATCTATGTGGGAGCCAAGGTGTACTTTGTCCACGAG GGGTACCAGGGCATGGTGGATGGAGGTGACAACATCAAGGAGGCCTCATGGGAAAGTGTGTCCAGCATGCTGCAGGTG GGAGGTACGGTCATTGGCAGCGCCCGTTGTAAAGAGTTCCGCGCCCGCGAGGGTCGTCTGAAGGCCGCCTACAACCTGGTGCAGCGCGGCATCACCAACCTGTGTGTGATTGGGGGCGATGGCAGCCTGACGGGGGCCAACCTCTTCCGGGAGGAGTGGAGCAGCCTATTGGAGGACCTGCTGCAGCAGG GGCTCATCGACAGCGAGGCCGTGCAGAAGTACTCGGCCCTGCACATCGTCGGCATGGTTGGCTCCATTGACAACGACTTCTGTGGCACCGACATGACCATTGGCACAGACTCTGCTCTGCACAGGATCATCGAGGTTGTGGACGCCATCATGACCACTGCCCAGAG CCATCAGAGGACCTTTGTCCTGGAGGTCATGGGAAGACATTGCGG gtacCTGGCCCTGGTGAGCGCTCTGGCCTGCGGGGCCGACTGGGTCTTTATACCTGAGATGCCTCCTGAAGACGGCTGGGAGGAGCAGATGTGTCAGAAGCTGTCGGAG TGTCGGTCCAGGGGTTCAAGGCTGAACATTATCCTAGTTGCCGAAGGAGCGATCGACCGACATGGGAAACCTATAACCTCTAGCACTGTAAAGGAT CTCGTGGTTCGCTGTCTGGGATTCGACACGCGGGTCACGATCCTGGGTCACGTTCAAAGAGGTGGCACCCCCTCCGCGTTCGACCGCATCCTG GCCAGCCGAATGGGCGTGGAGGCCGTGCTGGCCTTGCTGGAGACTACTGCCAACACACCGGCCTGCGTCGTCTCTCTCTGCGGGAACCAGGCCGTGCGTCTGCCTCTGATGGAGTGCGTGCAGATG ACGCAGGAGGTGCAGAAAGCCATGGACGAGGGGAAGTTTGAAGAAGCAGTTAGGCTGAGGGGCAG GAGTTTCGAGAACAACCTGAACACTTACAAACTCCTTGCTCATCGGAAACCGGAGTGCGAGCTTCCAAAG agCTCCTTCAACGTGGCTGTGTTGAACGTGGGTGCCCCTGCTGCAGGCATGAACGCTGCTGTGCGTGCTGCCGTCAGAGTGGGCATCTCGGAAGGCCACACGATGTTCGCCGTCAGCGATGGGTTCGAGGGCTTCTACAAGGGCCAG aTAAAGGAGATCAAGTGGGGTGACGTGGGCGGCTGGACTGGTCAGGGCGGATCCCTTCTAGGAACGaagcg AACACTTCCTGCCAAACACATTGATAAAATCGCAGAACAAATGAGAGCAAACAACATTAATGCACTGCTGGTCATTGGTGGATTTGAG GCCTTGGAGAGCCTGCTGCAACTGTATGAGGCCCGTGCGGTCTATGAGGAGTTCTGTGTACCGCTCTGTATGCTGCCCGCTACCATTAGTAACAACGTACCGGGCACCGATCTGAGCATCGGCGCTGACACGGCACTCAATGCCATCGTGGAG ACGTGCGACCGCATTAAGCAGTCAGCCAGTGGGACCAAACGCCGTGTCTTCATCATCGAGACCATGGGGGGCTACTGCGGCTACTTGGCCAGCGTCGGGGGGCTTGCTGCGGGCGCTGATGCTGCCTATATCTATGAGGAGCCTTTCGACATCCGTGACCTCCAG gCTAACGTGGAGCACTTGACAGAGAAGATGAAGACCAGCATCCAGAGAGGGCTGGTGCTGAG GAACGAGAACTCCAACGACAACTATACAACAGACTTCATCTACCAGCTGTATTCAGAGGAGGGGCGAGGAGTGTTTGACTGCAGGAAGAATGTTCTGGGTCACATGCAGCAG GGAGGGGCCCCATCCCCATTCGACAGAAACTTTGGCACAAAGATCGCAGCCAAAGCCATGCAGTGGATCTCTAAGAAGTTGAAGGAGTCCTACAGACAGG GGAGAGTGTTTGCTAACACAGAGGACTCCTGCTGTCTGCTGGGAATGCGGCGCCGTGCTCTTGTCTTCCAGCCTGTAGTGCAGCTAAAGGACCAGACAGACTTTGT ACACCGGATCCCGaaggaacaatggtggctgaaGCTGCGGCCCCTAATGAAAATTCTTGCCAAGTACAAGACCAGTTACGATGTGTCCGACTCTGGCCAGCTGGAGCATGTGGTGCGCAACCGCCCCAAAGAGGCCGACACGTCAACTCTGTGA
- the LOC108937687 gene encoding ATP-dependent 6-phosphofructokinase, platelet type-like isoform X2, with product MAQPDNKKFFENLSGAGKAIGVLTSGGDAQGMNAAVRAVVRMGIYVGAKVYFVHEGYQGMVDGGDNIKEASWESVSSMLQVGGTVIGSARCKEFRAREGRLKAAYNLVQRGITNLCVIGGDGSLTGANLFREEWSSLLEDLLQQGLIDSEAVQKYSALHIVGMVGSIDNDFCGTDMTIGTDSALHRIIEVVDAIMTTAQSHQRTFVLEVMGRHCGYLALVSALACGADWVFIPEMPPEDGWEEQMCQKLSENRAGKKRLNIIIVAEGAIDSKNKPITTDHIKDLVVRCLGFDTRVTILGHVQRGGTPSAFDRILASRMGVEAVLALLETTANTPACVVSLCGNQAVRLPLMECVQMTQEVQKAMDEGKFEEAVRLRGRSFENNLNTYKLLAHRKPECELPKSSFNVAVLNVGAPAAGMNAAVRAAVRVGISEGHTMFAVSDGFEGFYKGQIKEIKWGDVGGWTGQGGSLLGTKRTLPAKHIDKIAEQMRANNINALLVIGGFEAYLGLLDLLAARGEHDALCVPMVMVPATVSNNIPGSDLSIGADTALNAITDTCDRIKQSASGTKRRVFIIETMGGYCGYLASVGGLAAGADAAYIYEEPFDIRDLQANVEHLTEKMKTSIQRGLVLRNENSNDNYTTDFIYQLYSEEGRGVFDCRKNVLGHMQQGGAPSPFDRNFGTKIAAKAMQWISKKLKESYRQDEGRVFANTEDSCCLLGMRRRALVFQPVVQLKDQTDFVHRIPKEQWWLKLRPLMKILAKYKTSYDVSDSGQLEHVVRNRPKEADTSTL from the exons ATGGCGCAGCCCGACAACAAGAAATTCTTCGAGAACCTGTCCGGAGCGGGAAAGGCGATCGGGGTGCTCACGAGTGGCGGAGATGCTCAAG GTATGAATGCTGCGGTTCGAGCAGTGGTCAGGATGGGGATCTATGTGGGAGCCAAGGTGTACTTTGTCCACGAG GGGTACCAGGGCATGGTGGATGGAGGTGACAACATCAAGGAGGCCTCATGGGAAAGTGTGTCCAGCATGCTGCAGGTG GGAGGTACGGTCATTGGCAGCGCCCGTTGTAAAGAGTTCCGCGCCCGCGAGGGTCGTCTGAAGGCCGCCTACAACCTGGTGCAGCGCGGCATCACCAACCTGTGTGTGATTGGGGGCGATGGCAGCCTGACGGGGGCCAACCTCTTCCGGGAGGAGTGGAGCAGCCTATTGGAGGACCTGCTGCAGCAGG GGCTCATCGACAGCGAGGCCGTGCAGAAGTACTCGGCCCTGCACATCGTCGGCATGGTTGGCTCCATTGACAACGACTTCTGTGGCACCGACATGACCATTGGCACAGACTCTGCTCTGCACAGGATCATCGAGGTTGTGGACGCCATCATGACCACTGCCCAGAG CCATCAGAGGACCTTTGTCCTGGAGGTCATGGGAAGACATTGCGG gtacCTGGCCCTGGTGAGCGCTCTGGCCTGCGGGGCCGACTGGGTCTTTATACCTGAGATGCCTCCTGAAGACGGCTGGGAGGAGCAGATGTGTCAGAAGCTGTCGGAG AATCGAGCAGGAAAGAAAAGACTGAATATCATTATTGTAGCCGAGGGGGCGATTGATTCTAAGAACAAGCCCATTACCACAGACCATATTAAGGAC CTCGTGGTTCGCTGTCTGGGATTCGACACGCGGGTCACGATCCTGGGTCACGTTCAAAGAGGTGGCACCCCCTCCGCGTTCGACCGCATCCTG GCCAGCCGAATGGGCGTGGAGGCCGTGCTGGCCTTGCTGGAGACTACTGCCAACACACCGGCCTGCGTCGTCTCTCTCTGCGGGAACCAGGCCGTGCGTCTGCCTCTGATGGAGTGCGTGCAGATG ACGCAGGAGGTGCAGAAAGCCATGGACGAGGGGAAGTTTGAAGAAGCAGTTAGGCTGAGGGGCAG GAGTTTCGAGAACAACCTGAACACTTACAAACTCCTTGCTCATCGGAAACCGGAGTGCGAGCTTCCAAAG agCTCCTTCAACGTGGCTGTGTTGAACGTGGGTGCCCCTGCTGCAGGCATGAACGCTGCTGTGCGTGCTGCCGTCAGAGTGGGCATCTCGGAAGGCCACACGATGTTCGCCGTCAGCGATGGGTTCGAGGGCTTCTACAAGGGCCAG aTAAAGGAGATCAAGTGGGGTGACGTGGGCGGCTGGACTGGTCAGGGCGGATCCCTTCTAGGAACGaagcg AACACTTCCTGCCAAACACATTGATAAAATCGCAGAACAAATGAGAGCAAACAACATTAATGCACTGCTGGTCATTGGTGGATTTGAG GCTTACCTGGGATTGCTGGACTTGTTAGCCGCCCGCGGGGAACACGATGCACTCTGTGTCCCCATGGTCATGGTACCTGCCACCGTCTCCAACAATATACCGGGCTCAGACCTCAGCATTGGCGCAGACACCGCTCTGAACGCCATTACTGAT ACGTGCGACCGCATTAAGCAGTCAGCCAGTGGGACCAAACGCCGTGTCTTCATCATCGAGACCATGGGGGGCTACTGCGGCTACTTGGCCAGCGTCGGGGGGCTTGCTGCGGGCGCTGATGCTGCCTATATCTATGAGGAGCCTTTCGACATCCGTGACCTCCAG gCTAACGTGGAGCACTTGACAGAGAAGATGAAGACCAGCATCCAGAGAGGGCTGGTGCTGAG GAACGAGAACTCCAACGACAACTATACAACAGACTTCATCTACCAGCTGTATTCAGAGGAGGGGCGAGGAGTGTTTGACTGCAGGAAGAATGTTCTGGGTCACATGCAGCAG GGAGGGGCCCCATCCCCATTCGACAGAAACTTTGGCACAAAGATCGCAGCCAAAGCCATGCAGTGGATCTCTAAGAAGTTGAAGGAGTCCTACAGACAGG ATGAAG GGAGAGTGTTTGCTAACACAGAGGACTCCTGCTGTCTGCTGGGAATGCGGCGCCGTGCTCTTGTCTTCCAGCCTGTAGTGCAGCTAAAGGACCAGACAGACTTTGT ACACCGGATCCCGaaggaacaatggtggctgaaGCTGCGGCCCCTAATGAAAATTCTTGCCAAGTACAAGACCAGTTACGATGTGTCCGACTCTGGCCAGCTGGAGCATGTGGTGCGCAACCGCCCCAAAGAGGCCGACACGTCAACTCTGTGA